One genomic window of Kaistia geumhonensis includes the following:
- a CDS encoding ABC transporter permease encodes MSEPGSPVVARRGGSRALAAFLGNPLSVLGLAIVVVIVLLAVFADFVTPFPDHVGPIGDFAAMSAPPASPYMLGTDAMGRDLFTRIVYGYRLSLIMAVVVLAIATPVGVIVGLVAGYKGGWTDYVLMRITDVFLAVPPLVLAMAIMGFLEPTLINGMLAITAMWWPWYARLVYNVTRAEAQEGYVLAAETVGASTLHILFREILPNCWPSILTKMTLDVGFVILMASSLSFLGLGVQPPTPDLGSMVAEGAKYMPDGWWLTLWPALAILLVVLGFNLVGDGLREAFEAES; translated from the coding sequence ATGTCCGAGCCTGGCTCCCCCGTCGTCGCGCGCCGCGGTGGCTCGCGCGCACTCGCTGCCTTCCTCGGCAATCCCTTGTCGGTGCTCGGCCTCGCGATCGTCGTGGTCATCGTGCTGCTCGCTGTGTTCGCCGACTTTGTCACCCCGTTTCCGGACCATGTCGGGCCGATCGGCGATTTCGCGGCCATGAGCGCCCCGCCGGCGTCGCCCTACATGCTCGGGACGGATGCGATGGGCCGCGATCTCTTCACGCGCATCGTCTACGGCTACCGTCTCTCCCTCATCATGGCCGTGGTCGTTCTGGCCATCGCGACGCCGGTCGGCGTCATCGTTGGCCTCGTCGCCGGCTACAAGGGCGGCTGGACCGACTATGTGCTGATGCGCATCACGGATGTCTTCCTCGCCGTGCCGCCGCTCGTCCTCGCCATGGCGATCATGGGTTTCCTCGAGCCGACGCTGATCAACGGCATGCTGGCGATCACCGCCATGTGGTGGCCGTGGTATGCGCGGCTCGTCTACAACGTCACCCGTGCCGAGGCGCAGGAAGGCTATGTGCTGGCGGCCGAGACCGTCGGCGCCTCGACGCTGCACATCCTCTTCCGCGAGATCCTGCCGAACTGCTGGCCGTCGATCCTGACGAAGATGACGCTCGATGTCGGCTTCGTGATCCTGATGGCGTCGTCGCTCTCCTTCCTCGGCCTCGGCGTCCAGCCGCCGACGCCCGATCTCGGGTCCATGGTCGCCGAGGGCGCGAAATACATGCCCGACGGCTGGTGGCTGACGCTTTGGCCGGCCCTCGCCATCCTGCTCGTCGTCCTCGGCTTCAACCTGGTCGGCGACGGGCTGCGTGAAGCCTTCGAGGCGGAGAGCTGA
- a CDS encoding ABC transporter ATP-binding protein codes for MAATPSGPVLTIRDLRLAFGTRRHQTEVLHGISLHVRAGEKVALVGESGSGKSVTARLAMGLLKESPRTHATGSIRFDRIEAISGGREIARRRGNRVAMIFQDPTSALNPTFRIRGQFRDVLRSGDRRIGDDEADRRAEAALAEVSIPDPKRALDSYAFQLSGGMNQRVMIAMALANRPALLIADEPGTALDVTVQAQTLGLMHELTERRGTAVLLISHNLGVVREFADRVYVIYRGRMVEHGTTAQLFHDPRHPYTRALLAAIPKISGGGLPDLPERSPDFDQPMVVHEGCGEPVEARP; via the coding sequence ATGGCCGCAACCCCGTCGGGCCCCGTGCTCACCATCCGCGACCTGCGCCTCGCCTTCGGTACGCGCCGCCACCAGACCGAGGTCTTGCACGGCATCTCGCTGCATGTCCGGGCCGGCGAGAAGGTGGCGCTCGTCGGCGAGAGTGGGTCCGGGAAATCCGTCACCGCGCGGCTCGCCATGGGCCTCCTTAAGGAAAGCCCGCGCACGCATGCGACCGGCTCGATCCGTTTCGACAGGATCGAGGCGATATCCGGCGGCCGCGAGATCGCGCGGCGGCGTGGCAACCGCGTCGCCATGATCTTCCAGGACCCGACCTCGGCGCTGAACCCCACCTTCCGCATCCGCGGCCAGTTCCGCGACGTGCTGCGCTCCGGCGACCGGCGCATCGGCGACGACGAGGCGGACCGGCGGGCCGAGGCGGCGCTCGCCGAGGTCAGCATCCCCGATCCGAAGCGGGCGCTCGATTCCTATGCCTTCCAGCTCTCCGGCGGCATGAACCAGCGCGTGATGATCGCCATGGCGCTGGCCAACCGGCCGGCGCTACTGATCGCCGACGAGCCCGGCACCGCCCTCGACGTCACGGTGCAGGCCCAGACGCTCGGCCTGATGCACGAGCTGACCGAGCGGCGCGGCACGGCCGTGCTTCTCATCTCGCACAATCTCGGCGTCGTGCGCGAATTCGCCGACCGCGTCTATGTCATCTATCGCGGCCGGATGGTCGAGCACGGCACGACGGCGCAGCTCTTCCACGATCCGCGCCACCCCTATACCCGCGCCCTCCTGGCCGCGATCCCCAAGATATCGGGAGGCGGCCTGCCTGACCTTCCGGAGCGCAGCCCCGATTTCGATCAGCCGATGGTCGTGCACGAGGGCTGCGGCGAGCCGGTGGAGGCACGCCCATGA
- a CDS encoding ABC transporter permease, whose product MNWTSIGKRLGAALVVMIGISMLIFAIARVMPGDPARIALGPNASAEQVAALRAERHLDAPLPVQYFEFLKALSRGDLGKSLYTNRPVTTDIAQFLPATLELCIVSAIVMVLLGLPIGILSAHFRGRMPDHLGRLVALIAVCTPAFVWGVILQLFFGYFWPIFPIEGQLMQSTPVPPHVTGFLLIDTLAAGNGAAFLDALYHLVLPATALAMSGLGQCARLTRSNMIEVYDKPYVEMERAYGFRPFRIATRYAFRPAFIPTLTILGLEFAAMLGNAFLVEKVFGWPGLSRYGVEVIIRKDLDAIVGTVLIIAVAFLIMNVLVDILVGVVNPRIRLAAGKG is encoded by the coding sequence ATGAACTGGACATCGATAGGCAAGCGGCTCGGCGCCGCGCTGGTGGTGATGATCGGCATTTCCATGCTGATCTTCGCGATCGCCCGCGTCATGCCGGGTGATCCCGCCCGCATCGCGCTTGGCCCGAACGCCTCGGCGGAGCAGGTCGCCGCGCTGCGCGCCGAACGTCATCTCGATGCGCCGCTGCCGGTGCAGTATTTCGAGTTCCTCAAGGCGCTCTCGCGCGGGGATCTCGGCAAGTCGCTCTACACGAACCGGCCGGTCACGACCGACATCGCGCAGTTCCTGCCCGCGACGCTCGAGCTCTGCATCGTCTCGGCGATCGTCATGGTGCTGCTGGGCTTGCCGATCGGCATCCTCTCGGCGCATTTCCGCGGGCGGATGCCGGATCATCTCGGACGGCTGGTGGCGCTGATCGCCGTCTGCACGCCCGCCTTCGTCTGGGGCGTGATCCTCCAGCTCTTCTTCGGCTATTTCTGGCCGATCTTCCCCATCGAGGGGCAACTGATGCAGTCGACACCGGTGCCGCCTCACGTCACCGGATTCCTGCTGATCGATACACTCGCAGCCGGCAACGGCGCCGCGTTCCTCGACGCGCTCTATCACCTCGTCCTGCCCGCGACGGCGCTGGCAATGTCGGGCCTCGGCCAATGCGCGCGGCTGACCCGTTCCAACATGATCGAGGTCTACGACAAGCCCTATGTCGAGATGGAGCGCGCCTACGGTTTCCGTCCTTTCCGGATCGCGACGCGCTACGCCTTCCGCCCGGCCTTCATTCCGACGCTGACCATCCTCGGTCTCGAATTCGCGGCGATGCTGGGCAATGCCTTCCTCGTCGAGAAGGTGTTCGGCTGGCCGGGCCTCTCGCGCTACGGCGTCGAAGTCATCATCCGCAAGGATCTCGATGCCATCGTCGGCACCGTCCTCATCATCGCAGTCGCGTTCCTGATCATGAATGTCCTCGTCGACATCCTGGTCGGCGTGGTCAATCCGCGCATTCGCCTCGCGGCGGGGAAGGGCTGA
- a CDS encoding Ldh family oxidoreductase, which translates to MNEADPARQKADAEFISHDDLVALLETIFRRAGMADWVAAVQARNCAGAERDGSKSHGLFRVPGYVSTLASGWVDGRAEPVVEDVADAFVRVDAMNGFAQPALARGTPLLLEKVKRSGIALLAMRNSHHFGALWPDVEPFAERGLVALSFVNSFACVVPVGGRKPVYGTNPIAFAAPRAGGDPIVFDQSSSALANGDVRIAAREGRMLPEGSGVDRTGAPTTDPKAILDGGALLPFGGYKGASLAMMVEILAAALTGGQFSFEVDWSGHPGAETPRTGQLLVVIDPEAGGGRRFAERVEQLIGRIRDAGQERLPGDRRHDNRRAAARDGIPIQRSVLADLRARASSGAQPN; encoded by the coding sequence ATGAACGAAGCCGATCCGGCACGGCAGAAGGCCGATGCCGAATTCATCTCGCACGACGATCTCGTGGCCTTGCTGGAGACGATCTTCCGCAGGGCCGGCATGGCGGACTGGGTTGCCGCCGTCCAGGCACGCAACTGCGCCGGTGCCGAACGGGACGGGTCGAAGAGCCACGGCCTTTTTCGCGTGCCGGGCTATGTCTCGACGCTGGCGAGCGGCTGGGTCGACGGCCGCGCGGAGCCTGTGGTCGAGGACGTCGCCGATGCCTTCGTGCGCGTCGATGCGATGAACGGTTTCGCACAGCCGGCCCTGGCGCGGGGCACGCCGCTCCTCCTCGAAAAGGTGAAGCGTAGCGGCATCGCGCTGCTCGCCATGCGCAACTCGCATCATTTCGGCGCGCTGTGGCCCGATGTGGAGCCGTTCGCGGAGCGCGGACTGGTCGCGCTCTCCTTCGTGAATTCCTTCGCCTGCGTCGTGCCGGTCGGCGGCCGCAAGCCCGTCTATGGCACGAACCCGATCGCCTTCGCCGCACCGAGGGCGGGCGGCGATCCGATCGTCTTCGACCAGTCGTCGAGCGCGCTCGCCAATGGCGATGTGCGCATCGCCGCGCGCGAGGGTCGGATGCTGCCGGAGGGCTCGGGCGTCGACCGCACCGGCGCGCCGACGACCGATCCGAAGGCGATCCTCGACGGCGGCGCGCTGCTGCCCTTCGGCGGCTACAAGGGCGCCTCGCTCGCCATGATGGTCGAGATCCTCGCCGCTGCGCTCACCGGCGGCCAGTTCTCCTTCGAGGTCGACTGGTCGGGCCATCCCGGTGCCGAGACGCCGCGCACGGGGCAGCTTCTCGTCGTCATCGATCCCGAGGCCGGCGGCGGTCGCCGCTTCGCCGAGCGGGTCGAACAGTTGATCGGCCGCATCCGCGATGCCGGCCAGGAGCGGCTTCCGGGCGACCGACGGCACGACAACCGCCGCGCCGCGGCGCGCGACGGCATTCCCATCCAGCGCAGCGTCCTTGCCGACCTGCGCGCACGGGCGTCCAGCGGCGCCCAACCCAACTAA
- a CDS encoding ABC transporter ATP-binding protein — translation MSAILELDGVGKTFAADGHRVVALEDVSLAFERGECHAIVGESGSGKTTLANLVLGLIPPSAGTIRFNGVPLPGERSREQRRAIQLVQQNPLSALNPRRSVGASVRLPLDVHGIGTSASRAGRVAALLEEVGLDGDYARRSPRGLSGGQRQRIAIARALACEPELIVLDEPTSALDVLVQARVLQLLHRLRAARGLTYLFITHDLAVVRAIASRVSVFQKGRLVETGTVEVIFSSPRTAYTRQLIGAVPVVTDEEARLRDAIRSGAVPMDAT, via the coding sequence ATGAGCGCGATCCTGGAACTGGACGGGGTCGGCAAGACCTTTGCGGCGGACGGCCATCGTGTCGTGGCGCTGGAGGACGTGTCGCTTGCCTTCGAGCGTGGCGAATGCCACGCGATCGTGGGCGAAAGCGGATCGGGCAAGACGACGCTAGCCAACCTGGTGCTCGGGCTCATCCCGCCTTCGGCCGGGACGATCCGCTTCAACGGGGTGCCTCTGCCGGGCGAGCGCTCCCGCGAGCAGCGGCGCGCCATCCAGCTCGTGCAGCAGAACCCGCTTTCGGCGCTCAATCCGCGCCGGAGCGTCGGCGCCAGCGTGCGTCTGCCGCTCGACGTGCACGGCATCGGTACCAGCGCCTCGCGCGCTGGCCGTGTCGCGGCGCTTCTCGAGGAGGTCGGGCTCGATGGCGACTATGCGCGCCGTTCGCCGCGCGGCCTTTCCGGCGGGCAGCGCCAGCGCATCGCCATCGCACGGGCACTTGCCTGCGAGCCCGAGCTGATCGTGCTCGACGAGCCGACCTCGGCCCTCGACGTTCTCGTGCAGGCGCGCGTGCTGCAACTGCTGCATCGCCTGCGCGCCGCACGCGGACTCACCTACCTCTTCATCACCCACGACCTCGCCGTGGTGCGGGCGATCGCGTCGCGCGTGAGCGTCTTTCAGAAGGGTCGGCTCGTCGAGACGGGGACGGTAGAGGTGATCTTCTCCAGCCCGCGAACGGCCTATACCCGCCAGCTCATCGGCGCCGTGCCCGTCGTCACCGACGAGGAGGCGCGGCTTCGCGACGCCATTCGCAGCGGCGCAGTTCCCATGGATGCAACATGA